The following coding sequences lie in one Fusarium poae strain DAOMC 252244 chromosome 1, whole genome shotgun sequence genomic window:
- a CDS encoding hypothetical protein (BUSCO:41086at5125), with protein MATAQETMSKPRAAATPAKATADAKKATIRYPFWFGGSASSMAACVTHPLDLGMFRVRLQMRTGNAPKNMVGTFVHIIRNDGPLGLYSGISASLLRQMSYSTVRFGVYEEIKTRITRRNGGRDPSFATLVGLAAASGFVGGIAGNFADVLNVRMQHDAALPQAERRNYRHAFDGMVRMAREEGPKSMFRGWLPNSTRAMFMTAGQLASYDISKSLLLKYTPMEDNLKTHFTASFIAGFVAATITSPVDVIKTRVMSSAHDHGVLHLIRDIHRTDGLMWIFKGWVPSFLRLGP; from the exons ATGGCCACCGCTCAAGAGACCATGAGCAAGCCCAGAGCGGCGGCGACGCCTGCAAAGGCGACGGCTGATGCGAAGAAGGCGACGATACGATATCCCTTTTGGTTCGGAGGAAGTGCCAGTAGTATGGCTGCCTGCGTAACCCATCCTTTGGATCTAGGTATGTTTCGA GTTCGTCTTCAGATGCGCACTGGCAATGCGCCCAAGAACATGGTCGGCACATTCGTCCACATCATCCGCAATGACGGCCCCCTCGGTCTCTATAGTGGTATATCAGCCTCGCTATTGCGCCAGATGTCGTATTCCACCGTCCGATTCGGCGTCTACGAAGAAATAAAGACGCGCATTACACGCCGTAATGGAGGCCGTGACCCATCATTTGCGACTCTTGTTGGTCTTGCCGCTGCATCTGGTTTTGTAGGCGGTATCGCTGGAAACTTTGCCGATGTACTCAATGTGCGCATGCAGCACGACGCTGCGCTTCCCCAGGCCGAACGTCGAAACTACCGTCATGCTTTTGACGGCATGGTTCGCATGGCGCGTGAAGAAGGACCTAAGAGCATGTTCCGTGGCTGGCTACCTAACAGTACTCGTGCCATGTTCATGACAGCCGGTCAACTCGCCAGTTACGATATTTCAAAGAGTCTGCTTCTCAAGTACACGCCCATGGAGGATAACCTCAAGACTCACTTCACCGCTTCGTTCATCGCTGGTTTTGTTGCTGCTACCATTACAAGTCCTGTTGATGTCATTAAAACTCGTGTCATGTCTTCGGCGCATGACCACGGAGTTCTGCATTTAATCCGCGATATTCATCGAACTGACGGCCTCATGTGGATATTCAAGGGCTGGGTGCCCAGTTTCCTTAGACTTGGACCGTAA
- a CDS encoding hypothetical protein (BUSCO:11338at5125), with translation MPSAIAATPADAGRRQSKSTGLLKSVMHNLLGASPPSPALPAQNSSSAPRSSESLPPTSNPTSNPTSDPSSHPNNPNNYAVLPPPPDGDHGHLPPPANAPSSLAVALRSLNDLTETPTYARSVTSTAPSSPRIPPLRQNSGGHTPRVRPHATTLNIPGMTRSRVSPDGKISSRDVAAKLVIVMVGLPARGKSYITKKLQRYLSWQQHDSRIFNVGNRRRVAAGRRVSVHPKLQPEGEHLDPPVHAASILLNGNPTPFGPDQSEPEKLDLNDAAQSEVDQSATFFDPKNQTAAAMREQCAMDTLDELLDYLLDQGGAVGILDATNSTIERRMNIAKRVKQREPKLGILFIESICQDPNLLEANMRLKLSGPDYRDKDPQKSLADFKKRVAAYESAYVPLGEYEEKNDLQYIQMVDVGRKLIQHRLKGFLSSGISTYLASFNLAPRQIWITRHGQSVDNEIGRLGGNSALTERGHCYGQALHNFITYQRKQWCMEQKSKKAQASFPPIPGDNTPPYPELNREIEDKNFCVWTSMLDRSVETAEYFEADDDYDVKNWEMLNEMNSGQFEGWTYAEIAKKEPEEFAKRAHDKLNYIYPGVGGEGYLQVVSRLRDMVREVERIEDHLLIIGHRSVCRVLMAYFMDLSLADITDMDIPLGMLYSIEPKPYGLDFHAYRYNEDQGWFEELPNYKPQKTARNSIIKPQH, from the exons ATGCCTTCAGCGATTGCGGCGACCCCTGCTG ACGCAGGTCGCCGACAATCAAAATCTACAGGACTTCTTAAATCTGTGATGCATAATCTTCTCGGAGCCTCACCACCTTCCCCAGCGCTGCCAGCGCAAAACTCATCTTCAGCACCAAGATCTTCAGAATCCCTACCACCTACATCGAATCCAACCTCGAACCCAACTTCAGACCCTTCTTCGCACCCGAATAATCCGAACAACTACGCAGTCCTTCCTCCTCCCCCAGACGGTGACCATGGCCATCTTCCTCCACCAGCAAACGcaccttcttctttggctgTGGCTCTCCGATCGCTAAACGATTTGACCGAAACCCCCACATATGCGCGAAGTGTCACTTCGACAGCGCCGAGCTCGCCACGCAT TCCTCCATTGCGACAAAATTCGGGTGGCCACACACCACGAGTGCGACCTCATGCTACGACGCTCAACATCCCGGGCATGACCCGGTCCAGAGTCTCGCCCGACGGAAAGATTTCTTCTCGCGATGTCGCTGCCAAGCTTGTTATCGTCATGGTTGGCTTGCCAGCCCGAGGAAAGTCGTACATCACCAAGAAGCTTCAAAGATATCTTTCTTGGCAACAGCACGACTCTCGCATTTTTAACGTTGGAAACCGAAGACGTGTGGCTGCTGGGCGCAGAGTTTCTGTGCACCCCAAGCTGCAGCCAGAGGGAGAGCACCTGGACCCTCCTGTACACGCCGCCTCCATTTTGTTAAATGGTAATCCCACGCCATTTGGCCCCGATCAGTCAGAGCCGGAGAAGCTTGACCTTAACGATGCTGCTCAGTCAGAGGTGGATCAGTCTGCCACATTCTTCGACCCAAAGAACCAAACAGCTGCCGCCATGCGCGAGCAATGTGCAATGGATACTTTGGACGAGCTGTTGGATTATCTGTTGGATCAGGGAGGTGCTGTCGGCATCCTCGATGCAACAAATAGTACCATTGAGCGAAGGATGAACATTGCTAAGCGTGTCAAGCAACGGGAGCCTAAGCTGGGTATCCTCTTCATTGAGAGTATCTGCCAGGACCCCAATCTTCTCGAGGCAAACATGCGGTTGAAGCTATCAGGCCCTGATTATCGCGACAAGGATCCCCAGAAATCATTGGCAGATTTCAAGAAGCGAGTCGCCGCCTATGAGAGTGCATATGTTCCCCTGGGCGAGTACGAAGAGAAGAACGACTTGCAATACATCCAG ATGGTTGATGTGGGACGAAAACTCATTCAGCATCGATTGAAGGGTTTCCTCAGCAGCGGAATCAGCACTTACCTTGCCAGCTTTAACCTTGCTCCTCGGCAGATTTGGATTACCCGACATGGCCAGAGTGTCGACAACGAGATCGGAAGACTGGGTGGAAACTCCGCCCTAACTGAGCGCGGACATTGTTACGGCCAGGCTCTTCATAACTTTATCACTTACCAGCGCAAGCAATGGTGTATGGAgcaaaagagcaagaaggcCCAAGCTTCCTTCCCTCCTATCCCAGGCGACAACACACCTCCTTATCCTGAACTGAACCGAGAAATCGAAGACAAGAATTTCTGTGTTTGGACTTCGATGCTCGACCGTAGTGTGGAAACGGCCGAGTATTTTGAAGCTGACGACGACTACGACGTCAAGAATTGGGAGATGCTCAATGAGATGAACTCGGGTCAGTTCGAGGGCTGGACATATGCCGAGATCGCGAAGAAGGAGCCCGAGGAGTTTGCAAAGCGAGCGCACGATAAGCTTAACTATATCTATCCTGGAGTTGGTGGCGAAGGCTACCTTCAGGTTGTTAGCCGTCTGCGTGATATGGTTCGAGAAGTTGAGCGTATCGAGGATCATCTTCTCATCATTGGACATCGCTCTGTTTGCCGAGTCTTGATGGCTTATTTCATGGATTTGTCCCTGGCAGATATCACAGATATGGACATTCCTCTGGGAATGCTCTACTCTATTGAGCCCAAGCCTTACGGTCTCGATTTCCATGCCTACCGATACAACGAGGACCAGGGCTGGTTTGAGGAGCTTCCGAACTACAAGCCCCAAAAGACTGCTCGCAACAGTATCATCAAGCCGCAGCATTAA
- a CDS encoding hypothetical protein (TransMembrane:2 (o348-367i441-462o)) yields MDHYYSQDFVDARDVWGHKFDWTHNHQTGPEINHLLYSYDKLATDALDQLDYFSPPSSKGWKCPHGSGPGQRDLYELLKKHANSDQVLGQLWREASTVPEWVDWEQIERGQQVVYQFSGQILFGLLYQSLLGGMGAYRVVETLSRTGGFGVNVTRRRLLETLQHFMEVVEDIDSIKPGGKGYISSVRVRLLHASVRRRLMQLEQQNPGYFDMEKWGVPINDLHTIGTIAVYSVAIVFVALPRQGIHLNNQQTADYIALWRYVGYLLGTPTDWMATPERAKVLWESIAVSEVAPSANSRILANNILTAEARAPPLNLPREVLAAHAYRLNGDQLAGALGIEKPDWRFRAVVWLQCVFFFFLSYSYPWLPTHMQKERERKFKYIANFMIHNTKAGGLEKSSVFEFQYLPRIGMLTELGIGAEQEAKLSSSDKGSKLSIALKKAVLVVGSVAGAVAAVSLVRFVGVSSVPRHLLSAILAQQSLIWAD; encoded by the exons ATGGACCATTACTACTCCCAAGACTTCGTCGACGCGAGAGACGTCTGGGGTCACAAATTTGACTGGACTCACAATCATCAAACTGGGCCAGAAATTAATCATCTGTTGTATTCATACGACAAGCTAGCTACCGATGCCTTGGATCAGTTGGACTACTTCTCTCCACCAAGCTCCAAAGGGTGGAAGTGTCCCCATGGCTCAGGCCCAGGACAAAGAGACCTTTATGAGCTTTTGAAGAAACATGCCAATTCAGATCAAGTGTTGGGTCAGCTATGGAGGGAAGCCTCTACAGTTCCTGAATGGGTTGACTGGGAGCAGATTGAGCGAGGGCAGCAGGTGGTGTATCAGTTTAGCGGCCAGATTCTCTTTGGG CTCTTGTATCAGTCACTTTTGGGCGGAATGGGCGCATACCGAGTCGTTGAGACTCTTTCTCGAACAGGAGGTTTCGGTGTCAACGTCACTAGACGCCGTCTCTTGGAAACTCTACAGCATTTTATGGAAGTTGTCGAAGACATTGACTCAATAAAACCTGGCGGCAAGGGCTACATCTCCTCAGTGCGAGTGAGGCTCTTGCACGCCTCAGTCAGAAGACGACTTATGCAACTCGAACAACAAAATCCAGGGTACTTTGATATGGAGAAGTGGGGAGTACCTATCAACGACTTACACACAATCGGTACTATTGCAGTGTACTCGGTGGCCATTGTCTTCGTTGCCCTTCCTCGACAAGGCATCCATCTGAACAATCAGCAAACCGCTGATTACATCGCTTTATGGAGATATGTCGGGTATCTTCTAGGAACACCGACGGATTGGATGGCCACACCAGAACGAGCCAAGGTTCTATGGGAGTCCATCGCAGTATCTGAAGTGGCCCCGTCAGCAAACTCACGGATTCTCGCAAACAATATCCTAACAGCAGAAGCTCGAGCTCCACCACTGAATCTACCCCGAGAAGTTCTCGCAGCTCACGCGTATAGGCTTAATGGGGATCAGCTGGCTGGCGCACTTGGAATTGAAAAGCCGGACTGGCGCTTCCGTGCTGTCGTGTGGCTTCAGTgtgttttcttcttcttcctgagTTACAGTTATCCCTGGCTGCCGACTCATATGCAAAAAGAACGAGAGCGA AAATTCAAATATATTGCCAACTTTATGATTCACAACACAAAAGCGGGCGGTCTGGAAAAATCAAGCGTCTTTGAATTTCAGTACCTGCCACGTATCGGCATGCTTACAGAGCTGGGCATAGGCGCGGAACAAGAGGCGAAACTGTCGAGTTCAGATAAAGGCTCAAAACTCTCAATCGCCTTAAAGAAGGCAGTGCTTGTAGTTGGGTCAGTTGCTGGAGCCGTGGCGGCGGTGAGCCTCGTCAGATTCGTAGGCGTATCGAGTGTACCGCGCCATTTGTTGTCGGCTATATTGGCGCAGCAAAGCCTCATCTGGGCTGATTAG
- a CDS encoding hypothetical protein (BUSCO:21596at5125) produces the protein MRLYVQGMRCLGASAPRTVQLPRSSVLLRTACAARAYSSVPPTGSSGSVAIRGQTVKTEPEWFNVPNNVLEATSRKLHLLKDHPVSITRQIIQSNFPEPTFKYHNEFSPVVSTQQNFDSLGFPVNHPGRALSDTYYLNSETLLRTHTSAHQAETFRGNESAGYLISADVYRRDAIDRSHYPVFHQMEGAMSWDRTKVPNGDVAAAVWKDFEKLPVHGVKVDDPNPAMHPERNPLQYAHHTAAEAEAIGAHLKRSLENMVVDIFSRAKATALKEDPNFVNEPLQMRWVEAYFPFTSPSWELEVYYAGDWLEVLGCGVVNQDIYINAGVPNQLGWAFGIGIDRIAMLLFKIPDIRLFWSKDKRFLSQFEGVTDNLDNLKRFVPFSKYPPCPKDVSFWLSSTTAAGGNTKGTFHENDVMEIVRNVAGDVVEDVRLIDEFTHPKTGRKSMAYRIVYRSLERTLTNDEAVAFHEDVRQALVKKLGVELR, from the exons ATGAGACTCTACGTCCAAGGCATGCGCTGCTTGGGGGCGTCTGCCCCACGAACCGTCCAGCTTCCCCGGAGCTCCGTACTGCTGCGAACAGCTTGCGCTGCGAGAGCCTACTCGTCGG TACCCCCGACGGGATCTTCAGGCTCCGTGGCTATCCGTGGACAAACTGTAAAGACTGAACCGGAGTGGTTCAATGTGCCCAACAACGTTCTCGAGGCCACATCAAGAAAACTTCACCTACTCAAAGACCACCCAGTGTCTATCACTCGTCAGATCATTCAGTCCAACTTCCCCGAGCCAACCTTCAAGTATCACAATGAGTTCAGTCCGGTTGTGTCGACTCAGCAGAATTTCGACTCTCTAGGATTTCCTGTAAACCACCCTGGCCGCGCCCTGTCCGATACATATTATCTCAACAGCGAAACACTCCTACGAACACATACGAGCGCCCACCAGGCCGAAACTTTCCGGGGCAACGAAAGCGCTGGCTACCTCATCTCGGCCGATGTGTATAGACGAGATGCTATTGACCGAAGCCACTACCCTGTTTTCCACCAGATGGAGGGTGCCATGTCTTGGGACCGTACCAAGGTTCCAAACGGCGATGTTGCTGCGGCTGTATGGAAAGACTTTGAGAAGCTGCCCGTTCATGGGGTCAAGGTGGACGACCCTAACCCTGCTATGCACCCTGAGCGCAATCCTCTCCAATATGCGCACCACACGGCTGCTGAGGCCGAGGCTATTGGTGCTCATCTCAAGAGGTCGTTGGAAAACATGGTCGTCGACATCTTTTCTCGAGCCAAGGCTACTGCACTCAAGGAAGACCCCAACTTCGTGAATGAGCCACTCCAGATGAGATGGGTTGAGGCTTACTTCCCCTTCACCAGTCCCTCTTGGGAGCTTGAAGTCTATTATGCTGGAGACTGGCTTGAAGTTCTAGGATGTGGTGTTGTAAATCAGGATATCTACATCAACGCTGGCGTGCCAAACCAGTTGGGTTGGGCGTTTGGTATTGGAATTGACCGCATTGCGATGCTGTTGTTCAAGATCCCAGATATTCGCTTATTCTGGTCAAAGGACAAGCGCTTCCTGTCACAGTTTGAAGGTGTCACCGACAACCTGGACAACCTCAAGCGTTTTGTGCCATTTTCCAAGTACCCTCCCTGCCCCAAGGATGTATCTTTCTGGCTTAGCTCGACGACGGCGGCGGGTGGCAACACTAAAGGGACATTCCATGAAAACGACGTGATGGAAATCGTCCGCAACGTGGCAGGTGACGTGGTTGAGGATGTTCGGCTGATTGACGAGTTCACTCACCCAAAAACGGGACGCAAGAGTATGGCGTATCGCATCGTATACCGTAGTCTGGAGCGGACTCTGACTAACGATGAGGCTGTGGCTTTCCATGAAGATGTTCGTCAAGCTCTGGTCAAGAAGCTGGGTGTTGAGCTTCGATAG
- a CDS encoding hypothetical protein (BUSCO:25372at5125) → MKIKALTRSASTQQVAGSDVTKQPRNLDSALHPFERAREYQRALNAVKLERMHAQPFVGQLGKGHVDGVYSMAKDPNSLEHVASGAGDGIVKVWNLADRDEIWHASAHENIVKGMAWTRDQKLLTCAADRTVKLFDPYNTPSNAAPISSWLGSGAFTSLSHHRSKNSFAASSSVINIYDLERHTAAPEVLKWPTSVDTITDVAFNQVETSVLGSCSNDRSVVIYDLRTSTPVTKTVMKFSNNRLSWSPMEAFNLAVASEDHNIYLFDMRRFDRALNVLKDHVAAVMDLEWSPTGEELVSASWDRTVRLWNRDRGHSRDIYHTKRMQRVTAACWTPDARYVLSGSDDGNVRLWRANASRREGVKSARQRQALEYNDALIERYQHMPEVRRIHRHRHVPKVLKKAGEIKAEELKSIKRREENERRHSKKQFERRRGEREKMVLATEK, encoded by the coding sequence ATGAAAATCAAGGCCCTCACTCGCTCCGCCTCGACACAACAGGTCGCCGGCTCAGATGTAACCAAACAACCACGCAACCTCGATTCCGCTCTGCACCCTTTCGAACGCGCACGAGAATACCAGAGAGCCCTCAATGCCGTCAAACTTGAGCGAATGCATGCCCAGCCTTTCGTTGGTCAGCTAGGAAAAGGCCATGTCGATGGTGTTTACTCTATGGCAAAGGATCCCAACTCGTTGGAACATGTCGCCTCCGGCGCTGGTGATGGCATTGTCAAGGTGTGGAATCTGGCCGATCGAGATGAGATCTGGCATGCCTCGGCGCATGAGAATATCGTCAAGGGAATGGCATGGACACGCGACCAAAAGCTTTTGACTTGTGCCGCCGATAGAACGGTCAAGCTTTTTGATCCTTACAACACACCCAGCAATGCGGCGCCTATATCTTCCTGGCTCGGATCCGGTGCTTTCACCAGTCTGTCGCATCACCGTTCCAAGAACTCATTTGCTGCTTCTTCGAGTGTCATCAACATCTACGATCTTGAACGACATACTGCCGCGCCCGAAGTGCTCAAATGGCCGACGTCCGTCGACACCATTACTGACGTTGCCTTCAACCAAGTCGAGACTTCAGTCTTGGGATCTTGCTCTAACGACCGCTCAGTTGTGATTTACGACCTCCGCACTTCTACCCCTGTCACAAAGACCGTTATGAAATTTTCCAATAACCGCCTTTCTTGGTCGCCTATGGAGGCCTTCAACCTGGCTGTTGCGTCAGAAGATCACAATATTTACCTCTTCGACATGCGTCGCTTCGATCGCGCTCTCAATGTTCTCAAGGATCATGTGGCAGCAGTGATGGACCTAGAGTGGTCCCCAACAGGTGAAGAGCTTGTGTCTGCCTCCTGGGACCGAACCGTACGTCTCTGGAACCGTGACCGTGGTCACTCTCGAGATATCTACCACACCAAGCGCATGCAGCGTGTGACAGCTGCTTGCTGGACCCCTGATGCTCGATACGTTCTCTCTGGCTCCGACGACGGTAACGTGCGACTTTGGCGtgccaacgcctcgcgcCGCGAGGGTGTCAAGTCTGCCCGTCAGCGCCAGGCTCTGGAGTACAACGATGCTCTTATCGAGCGATACCAGCATATGCCCGAAGTCCGTCGTATTCACCGTCACCGTCACGTACCCAAGGTGCTCAAGAAGGCTGGTGAGATTAAGGCTGAGGAGCTCAAGAGCATTAAGCGCCGTGAGGAGAACGAACGCCGCCATTCCAAGAAGCAATTTGAGAGGCGCcgaggagagagagagaagatgGTTTTGGCAACAGAGAAATAA
- a CDS encoding hypothetical protein (BUSCO:49229at5125) codes for METSPQHSRSASSASRRSNRSNLSLDLSNLPAMTPPTPPSNTLLFTNLTDPAIFLPENLEVIRDLITHSAPIHAFAPLKSFRRIVVSFFDEQAAIAVRQVWDNEAIMGQQCRVYFGMSTPVDKRDEHLALPDAGKLFFISPPPSPPHGWEMRMEDAPNKLVHAEDLAEALAKLHHRPGPMDEGQDSPVTPHDSALPGRTRSRSSTLIYKPEDKSSMPAVIVDDMTDEPIEYSPVEQSKPIMAHTARPPVELMHHA; via the coding sequence ATGGAGACCTCACCGCAACACTCGCGATCTGCCTCTTCCGCCTCGCGCCGGTCAAACCGTTCAAACCTCTCTCTCGACCTCTCTAACCTTCCCGCCATGACCCCGCCTACGCCTCCATCAAACACTCTTCTCTTCACCAACCTCACCGACCCGGCCATCTTCCTCCCCGAGAACCTCGAGGTCATCCGCGACCTCATCACCCACTCCGCTCCCATCCACGCTTTTGCGCCCCTAAAATCTTTCCGTCGCATCGTCGTCTCTTTCTTTGACGAGCAGGCCGCCATTGCCGTCCGCCAGGTCTGGGACAACGAGGCTATCATGGGCCAACAGTGCCGTGTATACTTTGGCATGTCTACTCCCGTCGACAAGCGCGATGAGCATCTCGCCCTCCCTGATGCTGGCAagctcttcttcatctctccTCCACCTAGCCCTCCCCATGGTTGGGAGATGCGCATGGAGGATGCGCCCAACAAGCTGGTTCACGCAGAGGACCTCGCCGAAGCCCTCGCTAAGTTGCACCACCGCCCTGGACCTATGGACGAGGGCCAGGACTCCCCTGTGACTCCCCACGACTCTGCTCTACCAGGTCGCACACGCTCTCGCTCTTCCACCCTGATTTACAAGCCCGAAGACAAGAGCAGTATGCCTGCTGTCATTGTTGATGACATGACAGATGAGCCTATCGAGTATAGTCCTGTGGAGCAGTCCAAGCCCATCATGGCGCATACTGCTCGACCTCCTGTCGAGCTGATGCACCACGCCTAA
- a CDS encoding hypothetical protein (BUSCO:50898at5125) gives MGLSQVHRLEASPSLVRLPIRTRPALQQNNFAFARQARSLHFSKILSQDASGAEAVKETEAVDDNSSKDLDETPQVREEQSTATVEVPDTWKAIPSTSERAPKRREDRPERKARTAYNRGENNFNAPGTSGAFDKAAESKKPRIKGPSSNQPQPGAAYWKAQKAALKEKFPEGWRPRKRLSPDALAGIRALNAQFPDVYTTEALAEKFEVTPEAIRRILRSKWQPNAIEEESRQERWFRRGKDVWESRAALGIKPPQKWRREGIVRDPSYHDWKKEAVQRNKTLAENDDWEIKRGYSPRVKRTSAPEGTYTPRVARERKGTYTPRSEGTYTPRTGRGGDA, from the exons ATG GGGCTGTCCCAAGTCCACAGACTTGAGGCTTCACCCTCGCTTGTTCGCCTTCCAATCCGTACCCGTCCGGCACTTCAACAGAACAACTTCGCCTTTGCACGACAAGCTCGATCTCTACACTTTTCGAAAATCCTTAGTCAAGATGCTTCTGGCGCAGAAGCTGTTAAGGAAACAGAGGCGGTGGATGACAACTCTTCCAAAGATCTAGACGAGACACCTCAAGTGAGAGAAGAACAATCTACTGCCACTGTAGAGGTTCCAGATACTTGGAAAGCTATACCAAGCACTAGCGAAAGGGCTCCAAAGCGAAGAGAGGACAGACCGGAAAGAAAAGCACGAACGGCATATAATCGTGGGGAGAATAATTTCAATGCTCCAGGCACTTCCGGCGCATTCGACAAGGCGGCAGAATCCAAGAAACCACGTATCAAAGGCCCTTCCtccaaccaaccacaaccagGAGCAGCATACTGGAAAGCTCAAAAGGCAGCTCTCAAGGAAAAGTTTCCCGAGGGCTGGAGACCGCGAAAGCGTCTCTCACCCGACGCCCTGGCCGGCATTCGGGCTCTCAACGCTCAATTTCCCGACGTCTACACAACAGAGGCCCTCGCAGAAAAGTTTGAGGTGACGCCAGAGGCTATTCGTCGTATCTTGAGGAGTAAATGGCAGCCCAACGCCATAGAGGAGGAGTCACGACAGGAGCGTTGGTTTCGTCGCGGAAAGGACGTTTGGGAGTCGCGAGCTGCCTTGGGTATTAAGCCTCCGCAGAAATGGCGACGTGAGGGTATTGTGCGAGATCCTAGTTACCATGACTGGAAGAAGGAGGCGGTTCAGAGGAACAAGACCCTGGCTGAAAATGATGATTGGGAGATCAAGCGAGGTTATAGCCCTCGAGTCAAGCGGACTTCGGCCCCTGAGGGTACTTACACCCCGCGAGTTGCACGAGAGAGGAAAGGTACCTATACTCCCCGATCCGAGGGTACTTATACTCCTCGAACTGGACGAGGAGGGGATGCTTAA
- a CDS encoding hypothetical protein (BUSCO:38894at5125): MDYDPMVMDGEPEQPQVKISAADHIHVDFELSKTNLSFANSVRRIIQAEVPTIAIDLVEIETNSSVLADEFIAHRLGLIPLDSKGVAELNYSRDCECEQYCEQCSVTLTLHAKCTSDEIMKVYARDLVVDGRHGNSVGSPVIMDPEGYGCLIAKLRKDQELKISCIAKKGIAKEHAKWMPTSAVGFEYDPHNKLNHIDWWFENDTDPAVEWPKSKYAQWEDAPQEGEPFDYDAVPNRFYFEVESSGSMEPDQIVREGIRVLQQKIGGLLKGLDPRKYGGDEADFDGPRSPDMNMEGGTTPWQDGGYTTPYGGGGQTAYGGGGMTAYGTTPYGGSSWQ, from the exons ATGGATTACGATCCCATGGTGATGGACGGGGAGCCCGAACAGCCCCAAGTGAAGATCTCTGCG GCCGACCACATACATGTCGATTTCGAGCTTTCTAAGACGAATCTCTCTTTCGCCAACTCTGTGCGGCGAATCATCCAGGCAGAGGTGCCTACAATCGCCATCGATCTGGTCGAGATTGAGACCAACAGCTCCGTGTTAGCTGACGAGTTCATTGCCCACCGCCTGGGTCTTATCCCCCTCGATTCAAAAGGAGTTGCCGAGCTCAATTACTCACGAGACTGTGAATGCGAGCAATACTGCGAACAATGCAGCGTGACTCTTACGCTACACGCCAAGTGCACGTCCGATGAGATTATGAAGGTTTATGCGCGCGATCTAGTAGTCGATGGACGACATGGAAACTCGGTGGGAAGCCCTGTGATTATGGACCCTGAGGGGTATGGCTGTCTGATTGCGAAGCTACGCAAGGACCAGGAGCTGAAGATTAGTTGCATTGCGAAGAAGGGAATTGCAAAGGAGCACGCCAAGTGGATGCCCACGTCCGCTGTCGGCTTTGAGTATGATCCTCACAACAAGCTGAACCACATTGATTGGTGGTTCGAGAACGACACAGATCCGGCTGTTGAATG GCCCAAGAGCAAATACGCTCAGTGGGAGGATGCTCCCCAGGAGGGCGAGCCTTTTGATTATGATGCTGTCCCCAACCGATTCTACTTCGAGGTCGAGTCGTCAGGGAGCATGGAACCTGACCAGATTGTGCGGGAGGGTATTAGAGTCCTACAGCAAAAGATTGGCGGCCTGCTCAAGGGACTAGATCCCAGAAAGTACGGCGGCGACGAGGCCGACTTTGACGGGCCCCGAAGTCCAGACATGAACATGGAAGGGGGAACCACACCCTGGCAGGATGGAGGCTACACTACACCGTATGGCGGTGGCGGCCAGACGGCGTACGGAGGCGGTGGTATGACAGCTTACGGAACAACGCCATACGGAGGATCTTCTTGGCAGTAA